A segment of the Canis lupus baileyi chromosome 21, mCanLup2.hap1, whole genome shotgun sequence genome:
AATCACATCCTCAGTGTTTGCTACAAAGGAGAGGTGCATGGTGCCAGCAACGACCATGAACAGGAACTCTGACCCTGCCATTGGGGTCTGTGACATCAATTGATGACatgagagaggaacagagggctGGAAGCCAACCCCTTAACCTGACCACATATTTATTTGGGCAGCACCAGAGAGGCTCTCTAGCTATAAGtagccctgggctccctgggctcctgAGTTCAGCTCCTAAATTGCTCACCATTCACTAAGCTGAAAActcaaagcaaaataaaccatGAGGCTGTCCTTGAGTGTCCTGCTGGTCACTCTGGCTCTTTGCTGCTATGAGGGTGAGTATCATTACTCATCAGACAGGCACCAGCCCTGGTGAGTACCCTTCTCTGAGCTAGGTGAACCTAAgtggcttttctctttttcttctacttgtGAACTAGTCCCCAACCCCTTCTCCCAACCTCAGGGCTTGTTTTATCAGTTCCCAACACTCTAGAGTTTTACAAGAAATTGTTGCAGGCAAATTTTAAGAGTTTTCCATGGGAGCCTCCTCATTTGTGATCTGTGTTTCAGAAGCAAGAGGAGAAAGATTTAGGTTTGATAcatggctctgccacttaccagtgTTTTGAGCTTGAGCAAGATGCTTAATATCTTCTCATCCTTGGATTTGGCAGATACCACAAGAGTAGCTACAGCAATGGATGAGATTAAGTCTGTTAAGGGTCTAACTTTTGTCTACTAGTTCCCAGACATTCCCCTTCCCAGAGTTTTTCAGGTGTCAGTGTAGTCCACAGCTTTTTAACTCACGGATTCAGACTCATAAAATGTTACAGCTGGAAGGGTTTGGGAGAGTTCTCACTTCCAGAAGAGCCTGTGTTCTCTTAGTCTCTGATCATAAATCTTCAAGGAGGCTCTGATAACAAGCAGCAATCACTACATCTACTAATGAGTAGACCTCACTGTATCTACCAGTCCTCCTGGTTTTCTAAGAGTGCTACCAGTATTTTGTAATACACCAAGTACACTTGGAGGGGTAGGATTTCTGTTTATCTAGATGAACTGTGGCCATCCATTCACAATATTTTGGCCTGTCTTCTTACCCTTGATATTGACCCAAGTCTTCTTCAGTCTTTCTATTTCATCTGATTAAATGTCCTGGTCTTTCCCTCTGCTGACTGTGGTATGAACCTCTCAAATTCCTTGCATAGTTTCACATCCAATCAGGGGTCAGGTCAGAACCTAACTACAGTGCGGTTACAAAAACTTGGGGAGATAGAGAATCCACACTAGGAAAAGTGGTCACTTCAGGCCTCCACACAGTTTCATGGGATCAGGAAAGAGCCCCATTCCCTGCCTCTCACCCTCTCTAAGATATTCTGCACATCACTGAACAAATAAGAGAGCCTATCATAGTTTTGTAGATAAGCTTCAAATGTGTTCAAACTGATTACCTAGGAGGTTGTGTTTGTATGCATGTGGTTAGCTTTTTGACCTGTCGGTGTCCAATGACATAATATTATTCTTTAGTCTGAAAGTGGCATATTCCAACATATAAATAATGTGACCTGCTCTTCTCCAGATTACTCCCCCCTTCTCTGCTCTCTGGAAAGATCTGGTTCTaccattcacttaaaaaaatgattaccaAAATCTCCTCTTCTCTGATATCCAAGACAAAAATAAGGCATCACTCTGTTCAGGCAGACTTAattgtttgaaataaaaagaaagtaaacttCTGCACCAGGAAATCTTGTAAAGGAGGGAATGTGCcttaaaaaggacaaaaactgAACTAGGGATCACTAAGTCTATAGtctagtcctggctctgctgtTTGCTCCCTGCCTGATGTGAGGAAGTCACAGCTTCCAGGGTCAGGCATCATCATTGGCACTATTATGCCATGAGATCCTAAAACCTCTTGGGTTCCTGTCTAGTTCTGACTTCAGGGAGCCACGGGAAAATGTGATTTTCCTTACATAGGTTGTATATCTTTTTCTTCCCCAGGCAATGCAATCACCTGTCCAGGCTTTGCACTTGAATTGAAGAGCTTCCTCGTTCTAGACACAGCTAGCTACAAGACTATACTTCGGATACTATGTGACCCACCTCAAGAAGTCATTCAGGCCAAGTTGAAAGTGAAGAACTGCACAGATGATATATCCCTTGAGAACAGAATGCTAATTGCAAGGACAATGgtaattcctttcttctttgtgcATAGAGACTTCTGCTCAGCTGAGCAGCCAGGAAGGCAGTCAGGGTGCTGCTCCACTGGGGACACAGGTGGTGGAGGTACCTGTCTCCCTTCGCTGTGATAGGCTTAAAGATGGCCACAGGGCAGATGACGTTATACCTGGGGAACTACACTGAGGCTGCAAGGAGCTCTGGGCACATTCTTCCTTCTTAGGCCACTTCCCTGGGCTCTAGGTTCCCCAAAGTGTCCTGAGGAGGACAAGCAGTGATGTCGAAGGGCCAAAGCCTGGCGGCCTCCTTATCAGGGAGCTCTACTGTGGGCGAGCTCCCCCCTCAGATTGGACACAGTCACAGGGGAATCCCATGGAGGTCTTGGGGTTGAACAGAGAGACAGCTGGAAGAGAGGAAACCCAGCCCTCTGTCAGCATGAAGAGCAGCCGGCGGGGCATTCTGTCAGCTGCTGCAGAGCCAAGGCCTACCCTCCATACCTCAGCCCACTTCACCACTCCCTGCCTACTATTCTCTCCCTTATTATGCCCATGTCCAGAGaccctccttcctctgtctcctaTAGCCACCTGTGAGGGTGAAACACTTCAATTACATCTTTGTCGAGAAATCAGATATTTAACAGTGCCTCTCAGCCCATCAGGTGCTGGCTTTGGGTCATGAGATTCAGTCACAAATGTCACAGGGGCTGAGTTGAATTTCCACACCATGACCCTGGGACTCTCCTGAAAGCCATATTCCCCAAATCCCCTCCCA
Coding sequences within it:
- the LOC140613283 gene encoding secretoglobin family 1D member 2-like isoform X1, with the protein product MRLSLSVLLVTLALCCYEGNAITCPGFALELKSFLVLDTASYKTILRILCDPPQEVIQAKLKVKNCTDDISLENRMLIARTMVRIMESCI
- the LOC140613283 gene encoding secretoglobin family 1D member 2-like isoform X2, whose translation is MRLSLSVLLVTLALCCYEGNAITCPGFALELKSFLVLDTASYKTILRILCDPPQEVIQAKLKVKNCTDDISLENRMLIARTMVRIMESCI